The proteins below are encoded in one region of Sulfuricurvum sp.:
- a CDS encoding NeuD/PglB/VioB family sugar acetyltransferase, with protein sequence MKKRLALIGGGGFAKEIIEIALLNGFEIAGIFAEQNNLSAYPYLGYLDELLSKREMYDYVHIAFGGINHAGIANRIKIIDFLEEHDIPSATLVSPYARISVDVEIGEGSYVAHNALISCEAKIGAHVIINTASLIGHDAYIGKNTTVSPQVFIGGECIIGENSLIGVGTLIKQGLSVGENCIVGMGTIVQRSLQSNMMIVHNHPKPVALH encoded by the coding sequence ATGAAAAAACGGCTTGCCCTCATCGGAGGTGGCGGATTCGCGAAAGAGATTATTGAAATCGCTCTTTTAAACGGTTTTGAAATTGCCGGTATCTTTGCCGAGCAAAACAACCTCTCGGCATATCCGTATTTGGGGTATCTGGATGAATTGCTCTCAAAACGCGAGATGTATGACTATGTTCACATTGCGTTTGGTGGAATCAATCACGCCGGAATTGCCAACCGAATCAAAATAATCGATTTTTTAGAAGAGCATGATATCCCCTCCGCTACCCTTGTGTCACCCTATGCGCGTATCAGTGTGGATGTTGAGATAGGCGAGGGGAGTTATGTCGCACACAATGCCCTCATTTCATGTGAAGCCAAAATAGGTGCACATGTCATTATCAATACCGCGAGCCTGATCGGTCACGATGCGTACATCGGCAAAAACACTACCGTATCTCCGCAAGTTTTTATCGGCGGGGAGTGTATCATCGGAGAAAACTCTCTGATCGGCGTCGGGACTTTGATTAAACAAGGGTTGAGCGTTGGAGAAAATTGCATTGTCGGAATGGGAACAATCGTTCAACGTTCGCTTCAAAGCAACATGATGATAGTGCACAATCATCCAAAACCGGTCGCACTACATTAA
- a CDS encoding SDR family oxidoreductase has protein sequence MIQFSSDDIFVVTGASSGLGKAIALKIIALGGSVIAVARNSDKLIQAQTEALHPEHLWIEPFDLAAQLEEIPDFIKHCAKKYGKLTGLVHSAGIGGVTPLKALDLSDAKSMFDINYFSALMLSKGFCDKRVCTANASIILLSSIASVQGNSGLGNYSATKGAINSLVQSLAVETARQNIRVNAISPGFIVTEIVHHAPEVYNDAFFAKIKEEYPLGEGHPEDVASACVFLLSDSARWITGQNIIIDGGRTLL, from the coding sequence ATGATTCAATTCAGTTCTGACGATATTTTTGTGGTTACCGGTGCCTCAAGCGGTCTTGGAAAAGCCATTGCCCTTAAAATTATCGCGCTTGGGGGCTCCGTCATCGCCGTTGCCCGAAATAGTGACAAACTCATTCAAGCACAAACCGAAGCCCTCCATCCGGAACATTTATGGATTGAACCGTTTGATTTGGCAGCCCAACTGGAAGAGATCCCCGATTTTATCAAACACTGTGCAAAAAAATACGGGAAATTAACCGGCCTTGTCCACTCTGCCGGAATCGGCGGTGTCACTCCCCTCAAAGCACTCGATCTTTCCGACGCCAAATCGATGTTCGATATCAACTATTTCAGCGCCCTCATGCTGTCAAAAGGGTTCTGTGACAAACGGGTATGTACCGCAAACGCGTCGATTATACTCCTCTCCTCTATCGCCTCCGTTCAGGGTAACAGCGGTTTAGGCAATTATTCTGCGACCAAAGGGGCAATCAACTCTCTGGTTCAATCGCTCGCCGTCGAAACCGCCAGACAAAACATCCGAGTCAATGCCATTTCACCCGGTTTTATCGTGACCGAAATCGTCCACCATGCGCCGGAAGTTTATAATGATGCGTTCTTTGCAAAAATCAAAGAAGAGTACCCTCTTGGAGAAGGTCATCCCGAGGATGTAGCATCGGCATGTGTCTTTTTACTGAGTGACAGTGCCCGATGGATAACAGGACAAAATATCATTATCGACGGAGGAAGAACATTATTATGA